CCGCAGGAGTCGCTGATGACCAAGCTGTACTACCAGGGTGACGCCACGCTGAACGCGGCCCAGCGCCGCACCATCGGCGCGCAGCTCCTCAAGGCCGAGGCGGAGTTGCAGCCCGTGGTCTACCTCGTGGGTGGCAACTACCACGTCACCTACAGCGAGCGTCTGGGCGGCGCGTACGAGCGCGAGATGATGGACGCGTACTACGGCTCGCGCACCATCGCGCTGACGTTCATCAAGTAAATCCGTCCGCCACCACGTCCGGGGGTGGCTCGCGCAAGCGGGCTGCCCCCGACGGCCTATGAACAGGAGCCTCCATGATTCCCTTCCTCCTGCGGCGGGTGGTGCAGGCCATCCCGACCCTGCTGCTCGCCAGCCTCCTGATCTTCTTCGTGATCTCGCTCGCCCCCGGCGACTTCCTGACGCCCGCCAAGCTCAACCCCAACATCAGCGCCGAGCAGATCGCCAACCTGGAGCGCAACTTCGGCCTCGACCGCCCCGCGTGGCAGCAGTACCTGCTGTGGCTGGGCAACATGCTGCGGGGCGACTTCGGGCTGTCCTTCCAGTACCAGCAGCCCGTCCTCGGCGTGATCTGGCCGCGCATCGTGAACTCGCTGTGGCTGGTGCTGCTGATCACGGTGCTGTTCTACGCGGTCTCCATTCCCCTCGGCGTGTACGGCGCGGTGCGGCAGAACTCGCTCGGCGACAAGAGCGTGAACGTGGTGCTGTACTTCCTGCTGGGCTTCCCGTCCTTTTTCATCGCGCTGATCGTGCTGTACTTCATCGTGCAGGCGCGCTTTGCCACAGGCTGGGACATTCCGGTCGGCGGCATGCGGAGCGACAACTACGCGGAACTCAGCCCCTTCGCGCAGGCGCTCGACATCGCCAAGCACCTCGTCATCCCGGCGCTCATCCTGGCGATCACGGACGCGGCGGGCCTGACGCGCGTGATTCGCGGGCAGATGCTGGAGGTCATGCGCTCGGACTACATCCGCACGGCGCGGGCGAAGGGCGTCACCGAGCGCACGGCGATCTGGAAGCACACCTTCCGCAACGCCATCCTGCCCATCGTGGCGGGTATCGGCGGGACGCTGCCGGGATTGATCGGCGGGGCGGGCTTCATCGAGGTGGTGTTCGCGTACCCCGGCATCACGCCCATGCTGCTCAACGCAATTGGCACCCAGGACCTCTACCTCATCGCGGGGTTCACCATGATCACGACCGTGCTGCTCATCATCGGCAACGCGATCAGCGACATTCTCCTCGCGGTCGTGGACCCCCGCGTGTCGGTGTCGTGAGGAGCTGGACGTGACCACCACCGCCCCCCAGCCCCGGCAGGCCCGTGCGCGCCGCGTCCAGTCCCAGTCCCAGTTCGCCGTCGCGTGGGGACAGCTTCGCAAGAACCGCCTCGCGCGCATCGGCGGCACCTTCCTGCTGCTGCTGTACGCCCTCGCCCTCTTCGCGCCCTTCATCGCGCCCGACGGCCTCTCCAACTACTCGACCACGAACATCACCCGCTTCCACCCGCCGACGCCCATCCACATCCGGAACCCCGAGACCGGGGGGCTGACCCGGCCCTTCGTGTACCAGTACGGGCAGCAGCTCAACCCCGACACCTTCGTGAACGAGTTCCGGCCCACCGAGACGCGCTGCCCCATCTACCTCGGGGTGCGGGGCGACTCCTACCGGCTGCTCGGCCTGATTCCCGGCAACCTGCACCTGTTCGGCACGGGCAATCCCGACTGTAAGGTGTACCTGTTCGGCGGCGAGGCGCTGGGCCGCGACCTGTTCACCCGCACGGTGTACGCGGCGCAGATTTCCCTGACCATCGGCGTGGGGGCAGTGCTGCTGAGCACGGTCATCGGCCTGTTCATGGGCGCGACGGCGGCCTACTTCGGCGGCATCGCGGACACCCTGATCATGCGGCTGGTGGAGGTGCTGGCGTCCATTCCGGGGCTGTTCCTCCTCATCCTGCTGCGTGCCATCTTTCCGCAGAACCTCAATCCGATCTTCGCGCTGTACATGATCCTGGGCCTCCTCGCCTTCATCTCGTGGGGGGGGCTGGCACGGGTGGTGCGCGGGCAACTCCTGAGCGTGCGCGAACAGGACTTCGTGTCGGCGGCGCGGGCGCTCGGCGCGGGCAACGGGCGCATCATGTGGCGGCACATGCTGCCCACCATGACGACCTACGTGATCGTGCTGCTCAGCCTCGGCATTCCCGGCGCGATCCTCACCGAGTCGGGCCTGAGCTTCCTGGGCATCGGGGCGGTCGAACCCTACGTGTCGTGGGGCAGCCTGCTCAGCCAGGCGCAGGAGGGGGGCTTCTCCAGCATCACCCAGCGGCCCTGGGTGCTGATTCCCGGCTTCTTCATCGTGCTGACGGTGATGTGCTTCCAGCTTCTCGGGGACGGGCTGCGCGACGCGTTCGATCCGCGCAAGCGGCAGTGAGGGGGCGGTCAGCTTCCAGCTTCCAGCCGTCAGCCGCCAGCGGGAGGTTCGGCGGGACCCCTACCGAACGCTCGTCAGGAAGGTATGATTTCCCAATGTTCCACAACGTGCCGTGCCCGGAGGCGAGATGACCCACCCGGAGAGAACCCAGACCCAGGCGACGCCGCCGCGTGACGTGCTCCTGACCGTCAATAACCTCAAGACGTACTTCTACACGGACGACGGCGTGGTGAGGAGCGTGGACGGCGTGACCTTCCACATCAACAAGGGGGAGACGCTGGCCGTGGTGGGGGAGTCCGGCTCCGGCAAGAGCGTGACGAGCCTCTCGCTGATGCGCCTGATTCCCACCCCGCCCGGCAAGATCGTGGACGGCGAGATGCTGTTCGTCGGCAAGGACGGCGTGCAGAAGAACATCGTGAACCTGTCGGAAGCCGAGATGCGTAAGATTCGCGGCAACGACATCTCGATGATCTTCCAGGAGCCGATGACCAGCCTCAACCCGGTGTACACCGTGGGCGACCAGATCGCCGAGGCCGTCATGCTCCACCAGGGCAAGAACAAACGTGACGCGATGGGCGTCGCCACCGACATGCTGCGTTTCGTGGGCATCCCGGCCCCGGAAAAGCGCGTGAACGAGTACCCCCACCAGATGTCCGGCGGGATGCGTCAGCGCGTGATGATCGCGATGGCCCTCTCGTGCAAGCCCGCCCTCCTGATCGCCGACGAGCCGACCACGGCGCTCGACGTGACCATTCAGGCGCAGATTCTGGACCTGATGCGGAAGCTCCAGCAGGACGTGGGCATGAGCATCCTGTTCATCACCCACAACCTCGGGGTGGTGGCGGAGATGGCCGACCGCGTGGTCGTGATGTACGGTGGGCGCGTGGTGGAGGAGGGCGACGTGGTGGAAATCTTCAAGGCCCCGCGCCACCCCTACACGATGGGCCTGCTCAACTCCATCCCGCGCCCCGGCGACGTGCATGTGCCCGGCCAGCCCAAGCAGCGGCTGGAGGCGATTCCCGGCAACGTGCCCAACCCGCTGAACCTGCCGCCCGGCTGCCCCTTCGAGCCGAGGTGCAAGTTCGCGGTCCCCGAGTGCAACGACGCCGTGCCCCCGCTGTACGACACGGGCGGCGGCCACACGGCCCGCTGCATCCGCTGGCAAGAGTTCGAGAAGGCCCAGCAGGGGGTGGGGGCATGACCGCTCAGACCGCCGCCTCCAGCCGCAGCCACATGCCCGCGACCGGCGAGGCCCTGCTCGAGGTGCGGAATCTGGAGAAGTACTTCCCCATCCGGGGCGGGCTGCTCTCGCGCGTGGTCGGCAACGTCAAGGCCGTCAACGACGTGTCCTTCCAGCTCGGGCGCGGCGAGGTCGTCGGCCTCGTGGGGGAGTCCGGCTCGGGCAAGACGACGGCGGGCCGGGCCATCCTGCGCCTGATCGAGCCGACGGGCGGGCAGGTCATCTTCAACGGCACCGACATCACCAAGCTGGGCAAGAGCCAACTGCGCGACTACCGCCGGGAGATGCAGATCATCTTCCAGGACCCCTTCGCCAGCCTCAACCCACGTATGACGGTCAGCGACATCATCGGGGAGGCGATGCAGATTCACAACCTGCATCCGGGCCGCGAGCGCGTGGACCGCATCGCCGAACTGCTCCAGAAGGTCGGCCTGCGCCCCGAACATATGCGCCGCTATCCCCACGAGTTCTCGGGCGGGCAGCGTCAGCGCATCGGCATCGCGCGGGCGCTGGCGGTCGATCCGTCGTTCATCGTGGCGGACGAGCCGGTGTCGGCGCTCGACGTGTCCATCCAGGCGCAGGTCGTCAACCTGTTGCAGGACCTTCAGGAGGAACTGGGCCTGACGGTGCTGTTCATCGCGCACGACCTCGCGGTGGTGGAGTACATCTGCGACCGGATCATCGTGATGTACCTGGGCCGCGTGATGGAGATTGCCCCCAGCCACGAGCTGAACAACAACCCCAAGCACCCCTACACCGAGGCGCTGCTCTCGGCGGCTCCCGTGCCCGACCCGACCGTAAAGCGCCAGCGCATCATTCTGGAGGGCGACATCCCCAGCCCGATCAACCCGCCGAGTGGGTGCGTCTTCCGCACGCGCTGCCGCTACGCCGTGGACGACTGCGCGAAGGTGGTGCCCGAGTTGCGCGAGGTGGCACCGGGGCACTTCAAGGCCTGCATCCGGGACGATATTTTGTAAGCTTTCAGCCGTCAGCGTTCAGCATTCAGCTTCAGATGCCCTCGCTCACTGCGGGGGCTTTCTCGTGCTGACGGCTGACGGCTGAACGCTCTCCCTCTCACCCTTCGTCAGCCCCCGGCGGTCAAGCTGCTCCTATGCACAAAGCTCTTCCGGCAGCGTTCGCCCTTTCGCTCGGTCTGGCCTCGGCGGCGGACCTCCGCATCTACCCCAGCTTCACGGAGGTGCGCGAACCCGTGCGGGCGACCGGCACCACCCTGACGGTCTCGCTGCCCGAAGCGGCCTTCGCTGGGCTGATTCCCGGCACCCTCGACCTCGACGGCCTGAACTTCACCAGCGCCGTGCAGCGGCAGGAGGCGAACTGGCTCGCCACATTAGAGGGCAAGACCGTCTACCTGCGGCGGGGAGAGGGAGCGGCGCAACCCGTCACCCTGATTCGTGCCCGTGATCTGCTCGTGCGGGACGGACAGGGCCGGTATCTCAACGCCCGGTACGAGGAACTGAGCTTCGACGTGGCACCGCCGCTCAATCCGCTCAACCCCACGCAGACCCTCACCTTCACGCTGCCGGGGGCGGGCGCGGGCACCCTGTCCTACCTCACCCGCGCGGTCACGTGGTCTCCGCGCTACACCCTGCGGGCGGGCGACGCGGGCGCGCAACTCGCGGCTTTGGCTGACATCCGCAACGGCACGGACCTCGCCTACGAGGTGGGGACGACCGAGCTGTACGCCGGGGATGTGGAGATTCAGGGTGGGCCGGTGCCGCCGCCCTTCGCCCTCCGAAGCGAGGCGGCAGCCGCCGACGCTGCCTCCCCGGCCCCCAAGATCAACTCTCTCGGCGAGTTGCGCGGGCTGTACCGCTACGCCCTCTCGGCCCCCTTCACCCTGCCCGCCAACGCGACGGTGACGCTGCCCTTCCTGACGCCGAAGCTCACCGTCTTCGAGCGGTACGCGGGGCTGAACACCTCCTTCACGCCGCAGAACACCTCGGGCACGCTGAGCCGCTTCTACCGCCTGCGGGCCGACGCGCGGCTGCCGGGCGGTTCCCTCACCGTGCGCGAGGACGGGCGCATCGCCG
The sequence above is drawn from the Deinococcus sp. YIM 134068 genome and encodes:
- a CDS encoding ABC transporter permease gives rise to the protein MIPFLLRRVVQAIPTLLLASLLIFFVISLAPGDFLTPAKLNPNISAEQIANLERNFGLDRPAWQQYLLWLGNMLRGDFGLSFQYQQPVLGVIWPRIVNSLWLVLLITVLFYAVSIPLGVYGAVRQNSLGDKSVNVVLYFLLGFPSFFIALIVLYFIVQARFATGWDIPVGGMRSDNYAELSPFAQALDIAKHLVIPALILAITDAAGLTRVIRGQMLEVMRSDYIRTARAKGVTERTAIWKHTFRNAILPIVAGIGGTLPGLIGGAGFIEVVFAYPGITPMLLNAIGTQDLYLIAGFTMITTVLLIIGNAISDILLAVVDPRVSVS
- a CDS encoding ABC transporter permease, producing MTTTAPQPRQARARRVQSQSQFAVAWGQLRKNRLARIGGTFLLLLYALALFAPFIAPDGLSNYSTTNITRFHPPTPIHIRNPETGGLTRPFVYQYGQQLNPDTFVNEFRPTETRCPIYLGVRGDSYRLLGLIPGNLHLFGTGNPDCKVYLFGGEALGRDLFTRTVYAAQISLTIGVGAVLLSTVIGLFMGATAAYFGGIADTLIMRLVEVLASIPGLFLLILLRAIFPQNLNPIFALYMILGLLAFISWGGLARVVRGQLLSVREQDFVSAARALGAGNGRIMWRHMLPTMTTYVIVLLSLGIPGAILTESGLSFLGIGAVEPYVSWGSLLSQAQEGGFSSITQRPWVLIPGFFIVLTVMCFQLLGDGLRDAFDPRKRQ
- a CDS encoding ABC transporter ATP-binding protein, producing MTHPERTQTQATPPRDVLLTVNNLKTYFYTDDGVVRSVDGVTFHINKGETLAVVGESGSGKSVTSLSLMRLIPTPPGKIVDGEMLFVGKDGVQKNIVNLSEAEMRKIRGNDISMIFQEPMTSLNPVYTVGDQIAEAVMLHQGKNKRDAMGVATDMLRFVGIPAPEKRVNEYPHQMSGGMRQRVMIAMALSCKPALLIADEPTTALDVTIQAQILDLMRKLQQDVGMSILFITHNLGVVAEMADRVVVMYGGRVVEEGDVVEIFKAPRHPYTMGLLNSIPRPGDVHVPGQPKQRLEAIPGNVPNPLNLPPGCPFEPRCKFAVPECNDAVPPLYDTGGGHTARCIRWQEFEKAQQGVGA
- a CDS encoding ABC transporter ATP-binding protein, whose protein sequence is MTAQTAASSRSHMPATGEALLEVRNLEKYFPIRGGLLSRVVGNVKAVNDVSFQLGRGEVVGLVGESGSGKTTAGRAILRLIEPTGGQVIFNGTDITKLGKSQLRDYRREMQIIFQDPFASLNPRMTVSDIIGEAMQIHNLHPGRERVDRIAELLQKVGLRPEHMRRYPHEFSGGQRQRIGIARALAVDPSFIVADEPVSALDVSIQAQVVNLLQDLQEELGLTVLFIAHDLAVVEYICDRIIVMYLGRVMEIAPSHELNNNPKHPYTEALLSAAPVPDPTVKRQRIILEGDIPSPINPPSGCVFRTRCRYAVDDCAKVVPELREVAPGHFKACIRDDIL
- a CDS encoding DUF4139 domain-containing protein, whose amino-acid sequence is MHKALPAAFALSLGLASAADLRIYPSFTEVREPVRATGTTLTVSLPEAAFAGLIPGTLDLDGLNFTSAVQRQEANWLATLEGKTVYLRRGEGAAQPVTLIRARDLLVRDGQGRYLNARYEELSFDVAPPLNPLNPTQTLTFTLPGAGAGTLSYLTRAVTWSPRYTLRAGDAGAQLAALADIRNGTDLAYEVGTTELYAGDVEIQGGPVPPPFALRSEAAAADAASPAPKINSLGELRGLYRYALSAPFTLPANATVTLPFLTPKLTVFERYAGLNTSFTPQNTSGTLSRFYRLRADARLPGGSLTVREDGRIAGQTTIPETAQGAQIEFTLGDDPDVRYSRTVTATVNARNAQGNPVRTTYRVTYTLENGKDRAVRAEVTERVGGRRVNIDGAARGQNPTAELRVDLPTKGKATRSFTLVVDNS